Proteins encoded by one window of Mercenaria mercenaria strain notata chromosome 4, MADL_Memer_1, whole genome shotgun sequence:
- the LOC123553568 gene encoding piggyBac transposable element-derived protein 4-like → MIQQIVDETNKYATKKQLEKPDDKWRNVTFSEIRAYLGFQIVMGIIAAHYFDMYWYSDPMFSPYGIKERMTRDRNDKISKYFHVADTSCSTARGQPGHDKLSHVRPILEAVRAKLMANYKPHRETTVDEAMIGYTGHLRFKQYMPLKPTKRRIKVWVRADPHNGYVTDIQVYLGKENRDGARVLGNEL, encoded by the coding sequence ATGATTCAACAAATCGTGGATGAGACCAACAAATATGCAACAAAAAAGCAGCTGGAGAAACCTGATGACAAATGGAGGAACGTTACCTTTAGTGAAATAAGAGCTTATCTTGGATTTCAGATTGTGATGGGGATTATTGCTGCacattattttgatatgtacTGGTATAGTGATCCTATGTTTAGTCCATATGGAATAAAAGAGAGGATGACACGCGATCGGAACGATAAAATCAGTAAGTACTTCCACGTAGCTGACACATCATGCAGTACTGCACGCGGACAACCAGGCCATGACAAACTTTCACATGTTCGACCGATTCTTGAAGCCGTGCGTGCAAAATTGATGGCCAATTATAAACCGCACCGTGAAACGACAGTTGATGAGGCTATGATTGGATATACCGGTCACTTAAGATTCAAACAATACATGCCACTGAAGCCGACTAAACGTAGGATCAAAGTGTGGGTAAGGGCAGACCCTCACAATGGATATGTGACTGACATTCAAGTGTATTTAGGTAAGGAGAACCGTGACGGAGCAAGGGTTTTGGGGAACGAGTTATGA